The genomic region CTTCACCCCATTTCGGGAAAGGCTATTCAGGTTAGTTCTTCCATGCCGCCGGACATGCAGGAACTGTTAAAATTAGTCTGACTAATGCGAAATGTTCGTGTATATCACCATACTTTTTAACTATTTTTGCCTGATATATGCTATAATAAATCTGCATATATCAGCTTAGGAGGGTTCATAATGCCGCTTGTTACGTCCAAAGAAATGTTCCGCAAAGCCTATGAAGGCAAATATGCCATCGGCGCCTTTAACGTCAACAATATGGAAATCATTCAGGGAATTGTTGACGCCGCCAAAGAAGAACAATCTCCCCTTATTCTCCAGGTATCGGCCGGCGCCAGAAAGTACGCCAGACATATCTATTTAATGAAATTAGCAGAAGCCGCAGTAGAAGATTCCGGTCTGCCCATTTGCCTGCATTTAGATCATGGTGAAGATTTTGAAATCTGCAAAAGCTGCATTGACGGCGGTTTTACCTCCGTGATGATTGACGGCTCGAAATTTCCTTTTGAAGAAAATATTACAGTAACCAAAAAAGTCGTAGAATACGCTCACGCCCGAGGCGTTACAGTGGAAGCCGAACTGGGCCGTTTGGCCGGCGTAGAGGATGCTGTCAAGGTTTCCAGCAAAGACGCTTCTTACACCGATCCGGACCAGGCAGTGGAATTTGTGGAGCGCACCGGTGTAGACTCGTTGGCCATTGCCATAGGCACCAGCCATGGCGCCTATAAGTTTAAAGGCGAGCCCTCTTTGGACTTTGCCCGTCTGGAAAAAATCTCGAACCTGTTGCCTGAATTCCCCTTAGTCCTCCACGGCGCCTCCACCGTGCTGCCTGAATTCGTCGCCAAGTGCAATCAATATGGCGGCAAGATCGACGGTGCTCAAGGCGTACCGGAAGAAATGCTCAAACAGGCCGGTAAACTGGGGGTCTGCAAAATCAACATCGACACCGACCTGCGCCTGGCCATGACTGCCTCCATCCGCGAACACTTCGCCCACAATCCGGGTGATTTCGATCCGCGTCAATATCTAAAACCGGCCAGGGAAGCCATTAAAAATATGGTGAAACATAAGATTAATGCTGTGCTGAATTCCAGCGGCCGGCTGTAATCTTTCTGTTTAAATAATTAAGGCATCCGCAAAAAAGCGGATGCCTTAATTATTTCTCCCGGCTTTCCGAAGTGACATGCTTTAAAACCAGCTGTATTTATTATATACTGAATATTAACTCAATCATTTTAATGAAAAATTTTGCGAAACAGGAAAGTGAGGACGGATTAATATGGGAAAATCCGTTGATTTGAAAACCCGTTTTTCGGGCATCCATGACCTGATGAAATTCCGGGTTACCGAAATTCTGCTGATATCTACGGAATATGATGCCTATGTCCTAGAGGAAGACGGACAGTTAGCCGAACAGATCTATCACCATTTTAACGACCTGAGCATCCCTTTTATACCCAGGATCCATTGGGTAGCCAACAGCGAAGAAGCTTTTGTCGAGCTTGAAAAGGGTTCCATCCACCTGGTCATTACCATGTCGCGTATCAGTGACATGAGTTCCTTTGAGGTTGAAACAAAAATATATGAAACGTACCCAGCCATCCCCATTGTCATGCTTTCTTATGATCGCCTGACACCGGAGATGATTGCCAAACTCCGGGCCACGCCTTGCATTAACCGGGTGTTTCACTGGTCTGGCGATAATAAAGTGTTATTAGCAATCATCAAATATATAGAAGACCAGAAAAATGTGGCAGCCGACAGCAAACTGGGAGTTCAGGCTATTTTAGTGGTTGAAGATTCTCCGGTGTATTACTCACAGATTTTGCCGATTATCTATACGGAAATTTTGACTCAGATTCGCTGTTTGCTGCTGCATGCTATGAATGTCAGCCACGGATTGCTGCGAGTACGTCTGAGGCCGAAAATTCTTCTCGCGGAAACCTATGAAGAAGCAATGGAGATTATCACTACCTATCGCTATAACCTGCTGGGGGTCATCTCTGATGTGAGGTTTCCCAGGAATGGGGTGTTAGATCCTTCAGCCGGTTTGGAACTGGCAAAGCAAATGCGCAACATGATAACAGACTTTCCGTTTTTGCTGCAGTCGGAAGAACTCGAAAATGCCGAAAAAGCCGAGGCATTGCAGGTGCATTTTTTAGATAAAAATTCATCAAATCTTATGCAGGACTTGCGTAGTTTCATGTTGGCCAACTACGGCTTTGGCTCTTTTGTGTTTAAATATCCTGATGGCCGGGTCGTTGGTGAAGCAAGCGATATTACCAGTCTGGAAAAAATGATCCGCGAGCTGCCTGCCGAAAGTCTGTACTATCATGCTTCCCATCATCATTTCTCTCGTTGGTTCCGTGCCCGAGCCGAAATAGAGGTCGCCGATAAGCTGCGGCATATCAAGTGTGAGGATTTGGGCGATATTGCCGCTGTCCGGGCTTATATCCTTCAGGTCTTAAATGATTACTTTCTAAAATATCAATCCGGCTTAATCCTGGATTTCGAAGGGCTTTCCAAAAAGGATATGGATAATGCGTTCATAAAGCTGGGGACAGGCTCTTTGGGCGGCAAGGCCAGAGGCATCGCCTTCATGAATTCAATGATTGTCAAAGCCAGTCTGACGGATAAATACGAAGATCTTAAAATCAAGGTGCCTCGCTCTTTTGTCATTAGTAGTGATGTTTTTGAGAAATTCATGGAAGAAAATGACTTGCATTCTTTTATCGCCAGTAATCCAAAAGAATCAGAAATCGCGCAAAAGTTTACGGAAAGTTCTTTGCCGTCGGCAACCCAAGCCAACTTGCAGCTCCTGACCCAATATATCAAATGCCCCCTTGCCGTGCGTTCGTCAAGTATTCTGGAGGATTCGCGGGTATTGCCCTTTGCCGGCATCTATCGCACCTATGTGGTTCCCAATAGTCACCACGATCCCGCCGTTCGCCTCAAACAGCTCTCAGACGCCGTGAAACTGGTATATGCCTCGGTATTTTACGCAGCTCCGGTACAATATGCCAAGAATGCGGATATTCGCATTCAGGAAGAAAAAATGGCTGTCCTGATTCAGGAATTGGTGGGAGAATACCATGGCGATTTCTATTACCCGGTTATCTCCGGCGTAGCCCAGTCTTACAACTTTTATCCATACTATCCGATGCAGCCGGAGGAAGGAACGGTGAGTCTGGCGCTGGGCTTAGGAAAAGCAATTGTCGAAGGTGAGCGGTCATACCGCTTTTCACCGGCTCATCCTAAGCTAAATCCACCAATTTCCGGCCCTCAGGAATATGTATCTAAATCGCAAAATGCCTTCTATGCTGTCAATTTGAAAGCATCTGCCGCTATCACACTGCATCCTGATGAGGACTATATCTATGAAAAACTGCCAATTTCCCAGGCTGATAAAGATGAAACTCTGGAGTATATTGGCAGCACCTACTCGCCGGAAAATGACTGCATCTATGACACAGTTTATCAACCGGGACGCAAGCTGGTGACCTTTGCGCCCATCCTGAAGTATGGCCAGCTGCCTCTGACGCAAGTAATTAACGACTTGCTGAATTTAGGCAAGAAGTCCTTCGGCGCCAATGTGGAAATTGAATTTGCCGTCAATATTCCCAGGGATCCATCAAAACCCAAAGAGTTTAATTTTCTGCAGATCAGACCCATGGTAATTGGCCGGGAAACGCTGCAGGTTACCCTGGATGAGCCAAAAGATTCCTGGTGCTTTAGCCAGCGTACTATTGGCAACAACTTTTTTCAAAATATCCGTGATATCATTTTTGTCAAGCCTGAAACCTTTCAACTGCAGAACAGCCCGCAGATCGCCAATGAAATTGGCGCGTTAAACCGAATTCTGTCCCTGGCGGGCCGGCGCTGCATTCTAATTGGCTTCGGCCGTATGGGAACCACGGATAGATGGTTAGGAATCCCTCTGACATGGGAGCAAATGTCTCAGGCCCGCATCATCGTGGAAGTGGATCGTAAAGAGCTTCGTCCGGAACCTTCTCTAGGCAGTCACTTCTTTCACAATCTGACAGCTACCAATATGGGCTACTTCCACATTCCCTATAACGATGAGATCCAGGGAAAAATTGATTGGGATTGGCTCCTCAGTCTGCCTGTTCAGCAAGAAACCCAATATGTCAGACTGGTGAGGCGGGAGGCTGCCTTCGAGGCTAAAGTTG from Acetonema longum DSM 6540 harbors:
- a CDS encoding PEP/pyruvate-binding domain-containing protein, whose protein sequence is MGKSVDLKTRFSGIHDLMKFRVTEILLISTEYDAYVLEEDGQLAEQIYHHFNDLSIPFIPRIHWVANSEEAFVELEKGSIHLVITMSRISDMSSFEVETKIYETYPAIPIVMLSYDRLTPEMIAKLRATPCINRVFHWSGDNKVLLAIIKYIEDQKNVAADSKLGVQAILVVEDSPVYYSQILPIIYTEILTQIRCLLLHAMNVSHGLLRVRLRPKILLAETYEEAMEIITTYRYNLLGVISDVRFPRNGVLDPSAGLELAKQMRNMITDFPFLLQSEELENAEKAEALQVHFLDKNSSNLMQDLRSFMLANYGFGSFVFKYPDGRVVGEASDITSLEKMIRELPAESLYYHASHHHFSRWFRARAEIEVADKLRHIKCEDLGDIAAVRAYILQVLNDYFLKYQSGLILDFEGLSKKDMDNAFIKLGTGSLGGKARGIAFMNSMIVKASLTDKYEDLKIKVPRSFVISSDVFEKFMEENDLHSFIASNPKESEIAQKFTESSLPSATQANLQLLTQYIKCPLAVRSSSILEDSRVLPFAGIYRTYVVPNSHHDPAVRLKQLSDAVKLVYASVFYAAPVQYAKNADIRIQEEKMAVLIQELVGEYHGDFYYPVISGVAQSYNFYPYYPMQPEEGTVSLALGLGKAIVEGERSYRFSPAHPKLNPPISGPQEYVSKSQNAFYAVNLKASAAITLHPDEDYIYEKLPISQADKDETLEYIGSTYSPENDCIYDTVYQPGRKLVTFAPILKYGQLPLTQVINDLLNLGKKSFGANVEIEFAVNIPRDPSKPKEFNFLQIRPMVIGRETLQVTLDEPKDSWCFSQRTIGNNFFQNIRDIIFVKPETFQLQNSPQIANEIGALNRILSLAGRRCILIGFGRMGTTDRWLGIPLTWEQMSQARIIVEVDRKELRPEPSLGSHFFHNLTATNMGYFHIPYNDEIQGKIDWDWLLSLPVQQETQYVRLVRREAAFEAKVDGRSFKGIIYK
- the fba gene encoding class II fructose-1,6-bisphosphate aldolase — its product is MPLVTSKEMFRKAYEGKYAIGAFNVNNMEIIQGIVDAAKEEQSPLILQVSAGARKYARHIYLMKLAEAAVEDSGLPICLHLDHGEDFEICKSCIDGGFTSVMIDGSKFPFEENITVTKKVVEYAHARGVTVEAELGRLAGVEDAVKVSSKDASYTDPDQAVEFVERTGVDSLAIAIGTSHGAYKFKGEPSLDFARLEKISNLLPEFPLVLHGASTVLPEFVAKCNQYGGKIDGAQGVPEEMLKQAGKLGVCKINIDTDLRLAMTASIREHFAHNPGDFDPRQYLKPAREAIKNMVKHKINAVLNSSGRL